A region from the Triticum urartu cultivar G1812 chromosome 1, Tu2.1, whole genome shotgun sequence genome encodes:
- the LOC125545356 gene encoding uncharacterized protein LOC125545356 encodes MRKGALALFLLLLTFASHDGWCSAAARSAMAEEDAAHHHLRPHHLETQGKSLLEMQSPRKVGRATGGAGAGGGGGRNTGGGATDTRPHNGKNIATALPAPATSVLALVFTTSTILLSALSF; translated from the exons ATGAGGAAAGGCGCTCTCGCTCTCTTTCTCCTCCTGCTCACCTTTGCTTCCCATGACGGATGGTGTTCCGCAGCTGCGAGGAGCGCCATGGCTGAGGAGGATGCAGCACATCATCATCTGAGGCCTCATCACCTTG AAACCCAAGGCAAGAGTCTCCTGGAGATGCAGAGTCCCAGGAAGGTTGGGCGGGCGACGGGTGGTGCCggagcaggcggcggcggcggcaggaacACCGGTGGCGGAGCCACGGACACGAGGCCACACAACGGCAAGAACATTGCCACGGCGCTGCCAGCTCCAGCGACCTCCGTCCTGGCGCTGGTTTTCACCACCAGCACCATTCTTCTCTCCGCGCTCAGCTTCTGA
- the LOC125545384 gene encoding uncharacterized protein LOC125545384: MRKHTLALFLLLLTFASHGAWCAAAARSAMAEDAAHHHLTPHHHGKRLLEIQTPRKVGHATGGSGGGSSGAGKSGGGGTDTRPHNSKNGGAMALPTQATSVLALVFTTTVLLSALSF; encoded by the exons ATGAGGAAACACACTCTCGCCCTCTTCCTCCTGCTCCTCACCTTTGCCTCCCATGGGGCATGGTGCGCAGCAGCTGCGAGAAGCGCCATGGCCGAGGATGCAGCTCATCATCATCTGACGCCTCATCACCATG GCAAGAGGTTGCTGGAGATACAGACTCCCAGGAAGGTTGGGCACGCGACAGGTGGATCTGGAGGGGGCAGCAGCGGCGCCGGCAAGAGCGGTGGCGGCGGCACGGACACAAGGCCACACAACAGCAAGAATGGCGGTGCCATGGCGCTGCCAACTCAAGCAACCTCCGTCCTGGCGCTGGTTTTCACCACTACCGTTCTTCTCTCGGCGCTCAGCTTCTGA
- the LOC125545373 gene encoding F-box protein SKIP1-like — MATGGEADEPAAPEGEGEGERDWADLTPVCLAEAFSRLGPEDLWRGAMPCCRAWRAAARSRPALFAALDLEPAFEAVGADAAEWWTPAFQRRVDAMLRSAASLAAGELRVVRVRHCSGDALASAAKSSPQLSILSIQSSPSVTDRSMLTVASCCPILTELDISYCYEVSYKSLEVIGQSCPNLVVLKRSIFNWLDSSEHVRTVPAEYLRACPQDGDREAIAISRSMPKLKQLVLKFAKLSGVGLNSIAEGCKELEVLDLFGCANLTSRGIEQAAANLKNLETLVKPNFYIPRSAFHMERYGHWQLYDERFQTNVFQI, encoded by the exons ATGGCGACGGGAGGCGAGGCCGACGAGCCGGCGGCGccggagggggagggggagggggagagggactGGGCGGATCTGACGCCGGTGTGCCTGGCGGAGGCGTTCTCGCGGCTGGGCCCGGAGGACCTGTGGCGCGGCGCCATGCCGTGCTGCCGCGCCTGGCGGGCGGCCGCGCGCTCCCGGCCGGCGCTCTTCGCCGCGCTCGACCTCGAACCGGCCTTCGAGGCCGTCGGCGCCGACGCCGCCGAGTGGTGGACGCCCGCCTTCCAGCGCCGCGTCGACGCCATGCTCCGCTCCGCCGCCTCGCTCGCCGCCGGGGAGCTCCGCGTGGTCCGGGTCCGGCACTGCTCCGGCGACGCCCTCGCATCCGCCGCCAAGAG CTCCCCACAGCTCAGCATCCTTTCCATCCAAAGCAGCCCGAGCGTAACTGACCGATCAATGCTCACTGTTGCATCCTGCTGTCCTATCCTCACAGAATTGGACATCAGCTACTGCTACGAGGTTTCATACAAGTCACTCGAAGTGATTGGGCAGAGCTGCCCTAACCTCGTGGTCCTTAAGAGGAGCATATTCAACTGGCTTGATTCATCAGAGCATGTTCGAACAGTCCCAGCAGAGTATCTAAGAGCATGCCCCCAGGACGGCGACAGGGAAGCAATAGCGATCTCGAGGTCCATGCCGAAGCTGAAACAACTCGTGCTCAAGTTCGCGAAGCTATCTGGCGTCGGCCTCAACTCGATCGCAGAAGGATGCAAGGAGCTGGAGGTTCTGGACCTGTTTGGCTGCGCGAATTTGACGAGCAGGGGGATAGAACAGGCTGCTGCTAACCTGAAGAACCTGGAGACGCTTGTGAAGCCCAACTTTTACATACCGAGGTCGGCTTTCCACATGGAGAGGTACGGGCACTGGCAGTTATACGATGAGAGGTTCCAGACAAATGTATTTCAGATATGA
- the LOC125545394 gene encoding probable uridine nucleosidase 2, protein MAANGHQIQPAEEAMKLIIDTDPGIDDSVAIMMAFQAPGVEVLGLTTIFGNCTTAYATRNALILCEKAGRPDVPVAEGSAEPLKGGKPQVADFVHGSDGLGNVSVPEPTTKKAEQTAAEFLVDKVSQFPGEVSVLALGPLTNLALAIKMDPSFVSKVKKIVVLGGAFFAAGNATPSAEANIHSDPEAADMVFTSGADIAVVGLNITTQVSFTEADLSELRRSGGKQAQFLCDICKFYSDWHLHSYGDPAVFLHDPVSLAALVRPELFTFRKGVVRVETQGICRGHTSMDMGLKKFKSENAWSGYTPISVAWTVDKAKVVAFVKELLKN, encoded by the exons ATGGCGGCGAACGGGCATCAGATCCAGCCGGCGGAGGAGGCGATGAAGCTCATCATCGACACCGATCCCGGCATAG ACGACAGCGTGGCGATCATGATGGCGTTCCAAGCGCCGGGCGTGGAGGTCCTAGGGCTCACCACCATCTTCGGCAACTGCACCACCGCATACGCCACCCGCAACGCCTTGATACTG TGTGAGAAGGCAGGCCGCCCCGACGTGCCGGTGGCGGAGGGCAGCGCCGAGCCTCTCAAG GGAGGGAAGCCGCAAGTTGCCGACTTTGTTCACGGATCCGATGGCCTCGGGAACGTATCAGTTCCTGAACCTACCACCAAGAAAGCAGAGCAAACCGCCGCAGAGTTTCTGGTCGACAAGGTGTCGCAGTTCCCCGGGGAGGTCTCGGTGCTCGCCTTGGGCCCTCTGACCAACCTCGCATTG GCCATCAAGATGGACCCCTCCTTTGTGAGCAAGGTGAAGAAGATAGTGGTGCTGGGTGGAGCCTTCTTTGCAGCAGGGAATGCCACCCCTTCAGCCGAGGCAAAC ATCCACAGCGACCCAGAGGCGGCGGACATGGTGTTCACGTCGGGCGCGGACATCGCCGTGGTCGGCCTCAACATCACCACCCAGGTGAGCTTCACGGAGGCGGACCTGTCGGAGCTGAGGAGGTCCGGGGGCAAGCAGGCGCAGTTCCTCTGCGACATCTGCAAGTTCTACAGCGACTGGCACCTCCACTCGTACGGCGACCCCGCCGTGTTCCTGCACGACCCGGTGAGCCTCGCGGCGCTGGTCCGGCCGGAGCTCTTCACGTTCAGGAAGGGCGTGGTGCGGGTGGAGACCCAGGGCATCTGCAGAGGCCACACCTCCATGGACATGGGGCTCAAGAA GTTCAAGTCGGAGAACGCGTGGTCGGGCTACACGCCCATCTCGGTGGCGTGGACGGTGGACAAGGCCAAGGTGGTCGCCTTCGTCAAGGAGCTCCTCAAAAATTAA
- the LOC125545403 gene encoding zinc finger MYM-type protein 1-like yields MAKNKMKTMDSFYKKKIRLDEALVSDVACPDLEEAEGGGGGEEEEEEKEDDGGEEEQPVEEEEEEEAPLRINRVNDGSGVLVVERDPGLRCQLWDLPVNDQEKARKAYVKCGAYHFKKEIYPPTGPESHPRRFQYHWFKAFPWLEYSPTENAVFCFPCFLFSKKPLGKVGSDVFTVKGFKNWRKVNNGKNCAFLTHMGNSCNSAHNYAAKCYDNLENQQCHIEQLMERQTTEDIRANRLRLRATIDTLRWLAFQACPFRGHDESVGSKNQGNFLEMVKLIASYDEEVGAVVLGNAPGNAKYTSPTIQKEIMHIMACDVQSSIRNEIGDAKFCLLIDESRDESKREQMAIVLRFVDKQGFNRECFFDLVHVKDTSSATLKEEIDFVLSQHDLDVQNIRGQGYDGASNMRGEWNGLHAKFMEECPYTYYVHCFAHRLQLALVGASKEVTEVHNFFDHLALVVNTIVSSSKRNDELHANQVAAMEHLIELSELETGSGANQARTLRRPCDTRWSSHYGSVCSLLKLYGPTFLVLKNIATTSGSGSSPSARAKAAGAVRLMMSFDFVFILHVMKELMGITDMLCKKLQQKSQDILNAMDDVSTTKKLVQQLRDDGWAKLISDVNLFCQKHGITAPNMTDNYVDFIRSRADDLSTAEHHYRYDIFTVAVDQQLHELNCRFSEQATEILILCNSLNPKDSFSSLNIDDVCSLASKYYPADFSEQERNNLRCQLQHYELDVPTNPRFQNLSSVGDLCQQLAKTGKISGLLFD; encoded by the coding sequence ATGGCTAAAAATAAAATGAAGACTATGGATTCTTTCTATAAGAAGAAAATTAGACTTGATGAGGCATTGGTTTCAGATGTTGCTTGTCCTGATTTGGAAGAAGcagagggagggggagggggagaggaggaggaagaagaaaaagaagatgatggaggggaggaggagcaacctgttgaggaggaggaagaagaagaggctCCACTTAGAATTAATAGGGTCAATGATGGTAGTGGTGTTCTGGTAGTGGAAAGAGACCCAGGGCTGCGTTGCCAACTTTGGGATCTTCCTGTCAATGACCAAGAGAAAGCAAGAAAAGCGTATGTGAAGTGTGGAGCATATCACTTTAAAAAGGAAATATACCCTCCTACTGGTCCAGAAAGCCACCCACGCAGGTTTCAATATCATTGGTTCAAGGCATTTCCTTGGTTAGAATACTCACCTACAGAAAATGCAGTCTTTTGCTTTCCATGTTTTCTGTTTTctaagaagccacttgggaaagttGGATCAGATGTGTTCACTGTGAAAGGGTTCAAGAATTGGAGAAAGGTTAACAACGGAAAGAATTGTGCTTTCTTAACTCATATGGGAAATAGTTGTAACTCTGCTCACAACTATGCGGCCAAATGTTATGACAATTTGGAGAATCAACAATGCCATATTGAACAGCTAATGGAGAGACAAACAACAGAAGATATAAGAGCAAACAGGCTGAGGCTTAGGGCAACAATTGATACATTGCGGTGGCTAGCATTTCAAGCCTGCCCTTTCCGAGGACATGATGAAAGTGTGGGCTCAAAGAATCAAGGTAATTTTCTTGAAATGGTAAAACTGATAGCTTCTTATGATGAGGAGGTTGGTGCTGTTGTACTAGGCAATGCTCCAGGAAATGCAAAGTATACTTCACCAACAATTCAAAAAGAAATCATGCATATTATGGCTTGTGATGTGCAAAGTTCAATCCGCAATGAAATTGGCGATGCCAAGTTTTGCCTGCTTATTGATGAATCAAGAGATGAATCTAAAAGAGAGCAAATGGCCATTGTTCTCCGTTTTGTTGATAAACAAGGTTTCAATCGAGAATGTTTTTTTGATCTTGTTCATGTTAAAGATACATCTTCAGCAACTTTAAAAGAAGAAATAGATTTTGTTTTGTCCCAACATGATTTGGATGTTCAAAATATTCGGGGACAAGGATATGATGGTGCTAGCAACATGCGTGGAGAGTGGAACGGTCTACATGCCAAGTTTATGGAAGAGTGTCCATACACATACTATGTTCATTGTTTTGCTCATCGATTGCAATTAGCTCTTGTTGGTGCATCTAAAGAAGTAACCGAAGTCCATAATTTTTTTGATCATCTTGCTCTTGTTGTCAATACTATTGTGTCTTCTAGCAAGAGAAATGATGAGCTGCATGCTAATCAAGTGGCTGCAATGGAGCATCTCATTGAGCTCAGTGAGCTTGAAACAGGAAGTGGAGCAAACCAGGCCAGAACTTTGCGGCGGCCTTGTGACACTAGATGGAGTTCTCACTATGGTTCGGTTTGTAGCCTCTTGAAGCTTTACGGTCCTACATTTTTGGTACTAAAAAATATTGCTACTACTAGTGGGTCAGGTTCTTCACCTTCTGCACGAGCTAAGGCTGCCGGTGCTGTTAGGTTGATGATGTCATTTGACTTCGTATTTATTCTGCATGTCATGAAAGAGTTGATGGGAATAACAGATATGTTATGCAAGAAACTACAGCAGAAATCCCAAGATATTTTGAATGCCATGGATGATGTTTCCACTACAAAGAAATTGGTACAGCAGCTAAGAGATGATGGCTGGGCTAAGTTGATTAGTGATGTGAATTTGTTTTGCCAGAAACATGGAATTACTGCTCCAAATATGACTGACAACTATGTTGATTTCATTCGGTCTCGTGCAGATGATCTCAGTACAGCCGAGCATCACTATCGGTATGATATTTTTACAGTTGCAGTTGACCAACAACTACATGAACTAAACTGCAGGTTCAGTGAACAAGCAACAGAGATTCTCATCCTCTGCAATTCTTTGAATCCCAAGGACTCATTTAGTTCATTGAACATTGATGATGTATGTTCTCTCGCCTCAAAATACTACCCCGCTGACTTTTCAGAACAGGAAAGAAACAATTTGAGATGTCAACTACAACATTATGAGCTTGATGTACCTACAAATCCAAGGTTTCAGAATCTGTCAAGTGTAGGAGATCTTTGTCAACAACTTGCAAAAACAGGAAAAATCAGTGGATTATTATTTGATTGA